In Ochotona princeps isolate mOchPri1 chromosome 31, mOchPri1.hap1, whole genome shotgun sequence, a single window of DNA contains:
- the ZFAND5 gene encoding AN1-type zinc finger protein 5: MAQETNQTPGPMLCSTGCGFYGNPRTNGMCSVCYKEHLQRQQNSGRMSPMGTASGSNSPTSDSASVQRADASLNSCESAAGGTAEKSRNVPVAALPVTQQMTEMSISREDKRTTPKAELSEPVVTQPSPSVSQPSTSQSEEKAPELPKPKKNRCFMCRKKVGLTGFDCRCGNLFCGLHRYSDKHNCPYDYKAEAAAKIRKENPVVVAEKIQRI, encoded by the exons ATGGCTCAAGAGACTAACCAGACCCCAGGGCCCATGCTGTGTAGCACAGGATGTGGCTTTTATGGGAACCCTAGGACAAATGGCATGTGTTCTGTTTGCTACAAGGAGCACCTTCAGAGACAACAGAACAGTGGCAGAATGAGCCCGATGG GGACAGCTAGTGGTTCCAACAGTCCTACCTCAGATTCTGCATCTGTACAAAGAGCAGACGCTAGCTTAAACAGCTGTGAAAGTGCTGCTGGTGGCACAGCTGAAAAGTCAAG AAACGTGCCTGTGGCCGCCTTgccagtgactcagcagatgacaGAAATGAGCATTTCAAGAGAGGACAAAAGAACTACGCCGAAAGCAGAGCTGTCAGAGCCAG TGGTCACTCAGCCCAGTCCATCCGTTTCTCAGCCCAGTACTTCTCAGAGTGAAGAGAAAGCTCCTGAGTTGCCCAAACCAAAGAAGAACAGATGTTTCATGTGTAGAAAGAAAGTTGGCCTTACAG GGTTCGACTGCCGGTGTGGAAACTTGTTTTGTGGACTTCATCGTTACTCTGACAAGCACAACTGCCCTTACGATTACAAAGCAGAAGCTGCAGCGAAAATCAGGAAAGAGAATCCAGTTGTTGTGGCTGAGAAAATCCAGAGAATATAG